The following DNA comes from Candidatus Bathyarchaeota archaeon.
TACCCTGTCCCTTTGGTGGTTACACCCTTCTCAAAGAGCCTGTTTTTAATTTGGGTATCAATCCCGTTTCCGTTGTCCTCGTAGACGAGTTCGGTTGCACCTTCCGCGTTGACCTGTGCGTATACTTTAATTTCGGTGATTTTCGGCGGCCCATACTTGAGGGAGTTGTCAATCATGTTGTGGAACAGTTCAAGCAGCATCGAGTTAGCGGTGACGTTAACTTCTTCGCATTCGTTAATCACTGTGACGCCTTTGAGGTCCACAAACAACGACACAGCCTCGTCAACCATTTTGCCGACGTTTACCGACGTTAATTCTTCTGTGCCTAGTAACTCGTAGGTTTTGGCGAATTCGAGTAATCTGGCTATATTTTTGCTGATGGCTTCAATGTCTCTGAGGCAGTTGAGGACTTCAGGGTTGTCTTTTGAGCGATTCTTAGCTAAATATGCCTTGAACGTTAAGGCAGTGAGCTTGTTTCGTATGTCATGTCTGGTTAAACCGCTGGTAACGCATAACTGTTCATTTTGCACTCTGGTTTTTTCCAATGACAAATTCTGTTCCTCAAGCAGTATGTTTAGTTCTTCTCGGGCAGCCATGACCTCTGTGATGTCTTGAAAAATCAAAACATATCCAGTGACGTTTCCATCTACTGAGGTGGCTGCACCATACAGGGACACGTTGATTTCTTGCTGGTCTGGTCTTTGACGTTTGGTTTGGCATGCCACGTGCCCTGATAGGAGTTGCTGTTTTATCTGAATATTTTCTGCCATGAAGTTTTTGGGTGTGAACATGTTTATGGCGTCTTGACCTTTTATGGCGGCGGCGGAGCAACCGAATAAGCGCGTAAAACTCGGATTAACCTCTATTACGCGGAAGTTCTTGTCACATATGGCGATGGCTTGAGGGTTTTCAGAAAACAAAATCGTGTATTCACGTGATTTTTCTTGGGCTCGCTTTGTCTTGGTAAGGTCAACTATGCTTTCAACAATGTATTCCTCACCTGACACGCTGACTTTTTTGGCGAGTCTAAGAATCGGAATTTGTCTGCCGTTGTTTCGGGAGATAACTTGCTCTTCTTCGGACACTATCTGATTCCAATCTATAATTGGGCATTGACCTATTGGGGCGCAACATATTGCCGTTTGGCAAATTGTCCCGACTAGTTGTTCCCTTGTGGCGTTAAACAATTCTAAGGCGGCTTTATTGGCGGTGACGATCCTGCGCGTTGCAACCTTAATGACTATCACTCCTACGGCTCCGTTTTCATAGACTTCTCTTAGTAAACCTGTGTTTTCAAGCAGGTCATCTTTGCAGGGAGAATTCGGGTTCTGTGAGGTTGACGTAGCCATTGTTTTCACTGGTGAATGGTGTTGGGCGTGATTGAATTGGAAGTTAGGTGGGTAAATTGTTTGTGAACGCAGAATCTATCTCTAAAAAGTGTATTTTGGAGTATGGCGGGCGGGGAGGGATTTGAACCCTCGACCCCCAACTTAGGAGGCTGGTGCTCTATCCAGCCCAAGCCAGAAAATCCGAGTACCCCCCACTTGTGGAGACACAAAGGAAAGCGGCTTGAGTATCCGTACTGAGCTACTCGCCCACACCGAATGCAACTCATAAAGTCACTTAAATATACAAACCCTTCTGAAAAGCAATAAGCTAACCTCCCGTTTAGAAAGCTTAAAGCTAAGCCTCAACAACAGAACATTTGAAGAGAATGAATTCCCACATCCCAAAAACCCCTTCTGGGCAACCAAACAAACTACCTCAAACAGGTCAACCCAGTTCAGCCACCCCGCTTGAGCGATTCAAAAAGAGCATGGTTTTGGATTTTGATAAGTGGCATGACGGCATCGGATACGACTTAGACGCAATAAGGTCGGCTTCCCCAACGGAACGCGAGGCAATTGAGCAGATGCTGATCAGTCATAGTCCGCGTGACTGGCGAGACATCGAAGCCCTCGCCGAGCTGAACACGGAACGCGCCCGCCAAGCCATCAAGGAGGCGATAAGCGACCCCAACCCAGACGTTCGAGTTGCGGTAACAAGGTATGCTCCCGACTTGGTAACCGACCGAGAGCGGACCCGCTCAATCGTGGATGGCTTGCAGAACGCGGAACTCTTCGGGGGCCTCTCCCAAGTGCTCGACGACGTAGCGGAATATCATCCCCAAGAAGTTAAAGAAGCACTCATCACTGGTTTGCTGAAACGGAAGGGCGACGTGGCGGTTCTGTTTGCTGCGATGCTCTTCTACATTTTCGGCAAAGCAGACGAACCCTTTGACATGGCGCAGCGACCTTTCTTTTTGCGCTTCAACACCGAGGACAGGGCTGAGCGGGAGGCTGTTTTTCGCGAGTTGTGCGAGAAATTGGGCATCAAAGCCGAGAAATATCTGCAATAACTCTGAAGTTTTATGGGAAAAGTGCTTGCTGGAGACAAAAGTAGTGGTGCGTTTAAAAATGGATAAAAAGATGAGAGAAGCGCTTACTGTTGCGCTTGGGTCTTCTCTTCTTCTTTAGCTGGAGCCTTTTCCTCTGCAGGCGCGGCTGGTTGCGGTTTAGGTTCAGCTTTGAAGGTTTCCACAAACTTGGTTTCTGCGATGTCTGGCAGGAACTTTTGGATGTCCATGGCGATGCCGCGTTTCGCGATTTGGATGCCTTCAACGTAGAAGGTGTCTTCTGGCATGTCGATGGTTAAGTTTTTGTCTTTAACGGTGATTTTGAATTTATCTTGCTCAACTACTGGGACACGGCGGTGGATGAGGGCGCTGATTTTTTCTTCCTGTGCGTCAAGTTTCTTTGTAACTGTAAAGTCATAGATTAGGGTTCTGCCAGCCAATGGAGGATTGAAATCCAAAAGCACACGTCCTGCACCGATGGAGCGGATGGTTGCCATTTTACCTTGGAATTCGATGCGTGCACCAACGACGGGGTTGATTTCTTTAGCGTAGAGTTGCTTGATTGGGACGCGGCGGATTTTTTCTGGGTCACGTGGACCGAATGCTTTGTCGCTGGGGATTTCTATGGTTGTGGCTTTGGCGACTTCTGCTTCGAGCAGAGAGTCGTCGAGGGCTTTTAGCACCCAACCTTCGCCGACAACGACGAGTTTAGGTTCATAGATTTCTCCTTGTTTGTGGAGGTGCTCTTTTTTGGCGACTTCTTCTTGTGTGGTGTCGAAAACTTCGTTTGTTTCTTTAACTTTAGCGACATAATCGATTAGTATGAAATCTCCTTTTTGTAGGGTCATCTTGAAATCTTCCTTTGTATATTCGGGGAAGGTAGAGCTTCAAAGGAGCATAAAAACTTTTATCCCTAACCGTGGAATTTGAGCCGTTTTTGGGCGGTTACTGCTTGTTTTATCTGTTTTTATGGGTTTGTTTCCGCCTTTTTCTGCAGTGGTGGGTGCAGTTGAGGTTTTTCTTTAGGCCCCCTTTTTAGCGTCGCATACGAAACCCTAACCGCATGGGCTGCTGCTCTGCAGTCCCTCTCCCCTCCCTTATATATGCGGGACTTGCTTTAGGAGCGGGGAACCTTCAGTTTTACTCCCAAAATTGCCCATCGATGACACAATCAATAAAAGCCGCTTTTTGTGGTTTACTTCCTCAAATTGGTGCTAACCTTGAAGGCTCTCGTCGTTTATGGTACACGCTGGGGCGGCACAGTTGACGTCGCCCAAACCATCGCCAAAGCATTAACGCAGGAAGGCTTCTCAGTGGACGTTGTGGACGCCAAACAGAACCCGCAAAACATCGACGGTTACGACTTAATTTTAGTCGGAAGTGGACTGCGGGCGGATAAGTGGACTAAAGAGGCGCAAAGTTTTCTGGAAACCAACGCCCCCACGCTTAGGACCAAGAAAACCGCGTTGTTTGTAAGTTGCTCTATGGCTGACCGAAAAGATGCGGGCTACGAGGTGGGCAAAAAACGTTACCTCACCGATATCGCTGCGCAATACGGTTTGACACCGATCTCTTTGGGTTACTTCGGTGGGTTGATGGATTTCAGTTACAGCCACGGTTTACTCGTTGACATCATAGTGCGGGTTAATCGGCGGAATCTGCGCAAGAACGGTTTAGACACAGCCAAAGTCCATGACACCCGCGATTGGGCAGCCATCGAAACATGGGGCAGAGAAACCGCCAAGCTCGCTTTAGGGTGAGTTATGGTTAGGCTTTAATTATGTGAAAATAGTTATTAACAAGAAACATGTACGCATAGCATACAATAACTTAACCCTGAGGAAAGTAACATGAACACCAGCAAAAAACTATCACTTCTAACATTGGTCACTTTACTGGCGCTTTCCATGTTTGGCTTATTCGCCAACCCAGCAACCGCCGCCGCACAATTCACAACCTCCATAACGGCCACCAACCCCACAGTCGGCGAATCAGCCACCTACACCTTCACTGTGACCAACACGGGCACCATAAACATAGCTGCCATAAATGTGACTGTGCCGCTGGGTTATGTTGATGTGGAAAATGTGGCGTTGACTCAGCAACCCCCCGCTCAGACATGGGCTATAAGCTACAGTTCCCCAGAAGAATCCAACTCTGGAGTAATAATGCTTGTTAACCAAACAGGCGGGGGCTTAGCCAATGGACAAACTATCCAGTTTACGTTTAACGCCGTCAACGCTCAGGTAGCAGGAAACTATGTCTGGAGCACTAAAGCCTTTACCTCAGGCGATTCGTCCCCTTCAACTGTGGACACATCTTACACTCTTCTTATTACTTCACTGTTGCCTGCTCTTGCGATTTTAGGTATCGCCGCAGGTATTGCCTTCCTGAACAGTGGCATTAACAGAGTTTTAATCAACTACTTTATCGGCTGGGAACAATATCGCGTTATGCAAAAAGAGATGGCGGAGTTCCGCGCCGAAAGCATGGCTGCCGCACGGTCAGGCGACAAAAAGCAAATGGAGAAAATCAAGAAAAGGCAGTCTCAAATTAACAATATGCAGGCAAAAATGATGAAACCACAAATGCTACAAATCGGCATCTCCTTCGTTTACTTAATCGTATGGTTCATCGTTTTGATTCCCACTTTCCAGAGCAAAAGTATGGCTTACCTCCCCGGAGTAGGCCCAATCCCAGTTGCATGGCTATACCCCATATTCTCAATATTCCTCGGGCTGTTAGCTTCCAGAATAATCGGTATAATGCCCATAGATCAATAAACTCATAAAACTGGATGACAAAGCAATGCCTAAACCCACCCAAACCTCGCCACCAACCAAAACAACGGTAATCTGCATCTCAGGTATGGCTGGGACAGGCAAAAGCACTCTTTCTAAAAAACTTGCAGAAAAATACGGGCTCCGCTACTACTCGGGCGGAGATGCCTTAAAAGAACTCGCCAAACAGGAAGGCTACGACACAACCGTTGAGGGTTGGTGGGAAAGCCCCGTTGGCCTCAAGTTCTTACAGGAAAGAGTCAACGACCCCAAGTTCGACAAGGCGGTTGACGATAAACTCTTGGAGTACGCTAAGCAGGGCAATGTGCTTTTGGATAGTTGGACTATGCCTTGGCTGCTCAAAGGCGGCTTCAAAATCTGGCTGGAAGCCTCTTTCGAGAAGCGGGCCACACGTGTTGCTCAAAGGGACAAAATGACAAAAACCGAAGCCATTCAAGTGTTGCAGGAAAAAGAGGGGCGAACAAAAGCCATCTATAAAGCACTCTACGGGTTCACTTTGGGCGAAGACTTGTCGCCGTTTGATTTTGTTTTAGATACAGATAATTTGAATGCTTCTGAAGTGTTTGAGGTTCTTTGTCGTGTTTTAGAAAACGTTGTTCTCTGTAACCCAGAGAATTGATTTTGAAATAGAACTATCTTATATAGAAGTGTTCCAGACGTTTTAAAAACCAAACTGGTAGAAAAGCGTTTTTCCCGGATCGAATTGGGGTTAAGGGGAGAGGAGAGAGTGGATATCATCAAACGGTTAGTTATGATTCTAATGTTAGAATTGACTGCTTTGAGTGTGCTTGTTACCTACTGTTGGGTTGATGTCCAATCAGGCGCAATACTGACAATATTCAACATCTTATTTTTTTCGTTGTTCTCTCAATTAAAAGGTGACCTCTGCCTAAAACTTTCACTCTTAGTAGTAGGCAACGTCTTCGGTTTGATCTGGAGTTACAGTTTCCACATGCTATTTCTCTATGCCAGAACATACGAGGTAGCTTCAACAACCACATTACACACAATCTACACCATTTTGTACCCGTTGCTGAACGCTTTTTGGGTTATCGCGTTTTGGTCTCTAAGTTCCACCGCTTTGCATAGTGCTAGAAACCTGCGCTGGGTGACCTATGTTGATTGAAGTTGTTGAGTTTTTGTTTGTTTTTTTGCTTGCTATTCTGGTGGCTTACCTTGTGAGACACAACATATTCACTTTCACGGTTCTGCGCAATGCTAACAGCACTAAAAAAACCGAAAGCACACCCGTTGCAAAGTTTGAGCCTACAGTAAGCATCCTCATCCCTGCAAGAAACGAAGAAAACGTCATCGGACGACTACTACGGCGACTAACCGAGTTAACTTACCCCAAAAAGAAACTGCAGGTGATAGTCATAAACGACGCTTCAACCGACCAAACCGGAAAAATAGCCAGCGACTTCCACAAAAAATATCCATACATAGAAGTCATCCACCGCGACAAAAAAAGCGGAGGCAAAGGAAAATCCGCCGCCATGAACCACGGGTTTAGCAAGGCAACAGGAGAAATCATCCTCTGCTTCGACGCCGACTATTACCCTCAACAAGACATAGTGGAACGGCTCACGGCTCCTTTCGTTGACCCTAAAGTTGGGGGCGTGCAGGGTAGAGTCGTGGTTTTGAATGAGCCGCAAAACATGATTACCCGTCTGATAGCGTTGGAGCGTGTGGGCGGCTACCGTGTTGATCAAGAGGCAAGAGACAACTTGGGCTTAATAGTGCAGTTTGGGGGGACAGTGGGTGGTTTTCGGCGTAGTGTGCTTGAAGCTTTGCATGGCTGGGACGAAAGCATGCTCTCAGAAGACACTGACCTCACTTTGCGCACTTACCTTGCAGGCTATAAAATAAAGTATGAAGTCACTGCCGAATGCTACGAGGAAGCGGTGGATAACTGGGGGGCTTATTGGAAGCAGAGGTACCGTTGGGCTAAAGGTCACATGCAATGTTTCTACAAGCACATCTGGAAGCTTTTGGCAACAAACAAATTGACCTTTATACAGAAAGTAGATGGGCTGCTTCTGTTAAGTGTCTACTTCTTGCCAACTATCGTTTTGTTTTCTTTCATACTTGGTTTGTTTTTGCTTTTGCAGTTGCCTGCTGAGGGTTACGGGTTAGCTTTTATAGGTCTGGTTCCTGTTTCCTGCTACAGTTTTGTCGGCAACTTTGCCCCGTTTTTTGAAGTCGGCGTCGGATTATATTTAGACGGCCGAAAAAGGAGTCAATGGCTTCTCCCACTCTCGATTCTAACGTTTGGTTTTAATCTGTCAATTTGTGGTCTGGCATATTTGAATGTGACAATGGATAAAATTAGGCGCAAGAAAAAACATTCGTGGGCTAAAACCGTTCACTCTGGTAGCGGAGACCACTACGTTAACCGATTAATAACGGTAGGCGAACAACTTGAGCAGTGATATCAATGTTATACAAATGTTTGTGGCGGGGTTAGCTGCTTTTTCGTTGATGTTTTTGCCCTCGCTGGTGGAGCTTATGTACCCTAAAGATGCTGGTCCAAGAGTGATATGTGGAGGCAGCGAAATCGTAAACCTGATGCACCTCGCGAGTTTGGAGGAAAACTATCGCTTAGACAGCTTAGAGCAGAAAAAACTTTCTGGCGCATTGGGGTTCCTTCCGAATCTGGAGCAGTTTATTTGAAGAGGTACTTGGCGTTTCTCCACTGGTCACCGACAAGCGAGACGAGTCCTTTGGGGCTGCCATACATAGAGTAAGCCACATAGCAGAGGTAGTTGCACTGCGTGCAGTCATGGTACATTTTTCGCAGTTCCTTAAACTCTTGGCTCTTCCACTTTTTGGGCAAATCGAAAATTGAACCTGCAAAGTTGTGGTTGTGGCACCCGGAGATGCGACCTAAATGGTCAACGACTAAGAAGAGGTTTAGGGCTTGGCATTTCCAAGTGCGTTCCTCTTTTTCCATATAGAGACTCCGCAGAGCCCTAAGCAAGCCTTTTGTCATGAGTATGTTTTTGTTGGTTTTCATCATAACCATGATTTCATCGCAGAGGTTCACCATGGCTTGTTTGTCTGTTATGACGAATTCATCGTTGGCTTTACCTATCCGGAAAAGTTGTTTATCATCTACTGAAGTGTCATAGGAGTAGAGACAGTACCAAACTGGGATGCCCTTTGCTGTAAAATGCTTAGTTATATCCACGATTTCGTAGAGGTTCTTCTGTGAAATGGTAGGAGTAACGGCGACTCTGATGCCCTCTTTCTGCAAGGTCTCAACCGCATGCAACGCATTCTTCAACGCTCCGGGCACAGCTTTGATGGCGTCGTTCTTTGCTGCGTCCAAGCTGTCGATTGATATCGCAACAAA
Coding sequences within:
- a CDS encoding HEAT repeat domain-containing protein → MNSHIPKTPSGQPNKLPQTGQPSSATPLERFKKSMVLDFDKWHDGIGYDLDAIRSASPTEREAIEQMLISHSPRDWRDIEALAELNTERARQAIKEAISDPNPDVRVAVTRYAPDLVTDRERTRSIVDGLQNAELFGGLSQVLDDVAEYHPQEVKEALITGLLKRKGDVAVLFAAMLFYIFGKADEPFDMAQRPFFLRFNTEDRAEREAVFRELCEKLGIKAEKYLQ
- a CDS encoding flavodoxin domain-containing protein, which translates into the protein MKALVVYGTRWGGTVDVAQTIAKALTQEGFSVDVVDAKQNPQNIDGYDLILVGSGLRADKWTKEAQSFLETNAPTLRTKKTALFVSCSMADRKDAGYEVGKKRYLTDIAAQYGLTPISLGYFGGLMDFSYSHGLLVDIIVRVNRRNLRKNGLDTAKVHDTRDWAAIETWGRETAKLALG
- a CDS encoding radical SAM protein — protein: MTSGWKKAASIARRSMTPGKPHHAQWLITRKCNYRCVGCNVWKEQDENELSTEEIKKGLDILKEAGIVELVISGGDPLLRPDIAEILDYAADRFVTTVYDNGSMAAKKLDALRKVDFVAISIDSLDAAKNDAIKAVPGALKNALHAVETLQKEGIRVAVTPTISQKNLYEIVDITKHFTAKGIPVWYCLYSYDTSVDDKQLFRIGKANDEFVITDKQAMVNLCDEIMVMMKTNKNILMTKGLLRALRSLYMEKEERTWKCQALNLFLVVDHLGRISGCHNHNFAGSIFDLPKKWKSQEFKELRKMYHDCTQCNYLCYVAYSMYGSPKGLVSLVGDQWRNAKYLFK
- a CDS encoding EMC3/TMCO1 family protein, translating into MNTSKKLSLLTLVTLLALSMFGLFANPATAAAQFTTSITATNPTVGESATYTFTVTNTGTINIAAINVTVPLGYVDVENVALTQQPPAQTWAISYSSPEESNSGVIMLVNQTGGGLANGQTIQFTFNAVNAQVAGNYVWSTKAFTSGDSSPSTVDTSYTLLITSLLPALAILGIAAGIAFLNSGINRVLINYFIGWEQYRVMQKEMAEFRAESMAAARSGDKKQMEKIKKRQSQINNMQAKMMKPQMLQIGISFVYLIVWFIVLIPTFQSKSMAYLPGVGPIPVAWLYPIFSIFLGLLASRIIGIMPIDQ
- a CDS encoding glycosyltransferase family 2 protein → MLIEVVEFLFVFLLAILVAYLVRHNIFTFTVLRNANSTKKTESTPVAKFEPTVSILIPARNEENVIGRLLRRLTELTYPKKKLQVIVINDASTDQTGKIASDFHKKYPYIEVIHRDKKSGGKGKSAAMNHGFSKATGEIILCFDADYYPQQDIVERLTAPFVDPKVGGVQGRVVVLNEPQNMITRLIALERVGGYRVDQEARDNLGLIVQFGGTVGGFRRSVLEALHGWDESMLSEDTDLTLRTYLAGYKIKYEVTAECYEEAVDNWGAYWKQRYRWAKGHMQCFYKHIWKLLATNKLTFIQKVDGLLLLSVYFLPTIVLFSFILGLFLLLQLPAEGYGLAFIGLVPVSCYSFVGNFAPFFEVGVGLYLDGRKRSQWLLPLSILTFGFNLSICGLAYLNVTMDKIRRKKKHSWAKTVHSGSGDHYVNRLITVGEQLEQ
- a CDS encoding PAS domain-containing sensor histidine kinase — translated: MATSTSQNPNSPCKDDLLENTGLLREVYENGAVGVIVIKVATRRIVTANKAALELFNATREQLVGTICQTAICCAPIGQCPIIDWNQIVSEEEQVISRNNGRQIPILRLAKKVSVSGEEYIVESIVDLTKTKRAQEKSREYTILFSENPQAIAICDKNFRVIEVNPSFTRLFGCSAAAIKGQDAINMFTPKNFMAENIQIKQQLLSGHVACQTKRQRPDQQEINVSLYGAATSVDGNVTGYVLIFQDITEVMAAREELNILLEEQNLSLEKTRVQNEQLCVTSGLTRHDIRNKLTALTFKAYLAKNRSKDNPEVLNCLRDIEAISKNIARLLEFAKTYELLGTEELTSVNVGKMVDEAVSLFVDLKGVTVINECEEVNVTANSMLLELFHNMIDNSLKYGPPKITEIKVYAQVNAEGATELVYEDNGNGIDTQIKNRLFEKGVTTKGTGYGLWLIRRICDLYGWSVQERGMCGQGVRFVMTIPNEISNVTILTPFKKDRGY
- a CDS encoding cytidylate kinase family protein gives rise to the protein MPKPTQTSPPTKTTVICISGMAGTGKSTLSKKLAEKYGLRYYSGGDALKELAKQEGYDTTVEGWWESPVGLKFLQERVNDPKFDKAVDDKLLEYAKQGNVLLDSWTMPWLLKGGFKIWLEASFEKRATRVAQRDKMTKTEAIQVLQEKEGRTKAIYKALYGFTLGEDLSPFDFVLDTDNLNASEVFEVLCRVLENVVLCNPEN
- a CDS encoding peptidylprolyl isomerase produces the protein MTLQKGDFILIDYVAKVKETNEVFDTTQEEVAKKEHLHKQGEIYEPKLVVVGEGWVLKALDDSLLEAEVAKATTIEIPSDKAFGPRDPEKIRRVPIKQLYAKEINPVVGARIEFQGKMATIRSIGAGRVLLDFNPPLAGRTLIYDFTVTKKLDAQEEKISALIHRRVPVVEQDKFKITVKDKNLTIDMPEDTFYVEGIQIAKRGIAMDIQKFLPDIAETKFVETFKAEPKPQPAAPAEEKAPAKEEEKTQAQQ